AATTTCTTCCTGTTTGCGCGCTTCCTCTTCTTCCATCTTTTTCTCAGCCCGGCTCTTCCAGACCAGCGCGTCTTCGTTGTTCGGGAAAATATTACTGGCTTGCGCGAAATTCACACGGGCTTGAAAATAATTCTGCTGCTGAAAATACGTGCGGCCCTTCGCCATCAACTCGTCGAATTCCGTTTGCTGCTCCAACCGGCGCTGGTTGGAAATCTGATTGGCTATACGCGCCCGCTCGCGTTCCTGCGCAAAATCTTCCATTTGATCTTTGGTCCGGCCAAAGTGCAAGGTCATGCTCACACGGTGTTGCATGCCGAAAACATCGGTGACATCATCGTTCGAATATTTGCCGATGGCATAATCAATTTGCAGGTTTTGATAAAACACGCCGGCGCCGTAACTGAGCGCGGCGCCATTATATCCCACCCGCAACATGGCTTGATCTTGATAAACGTACTCCGTGCCGAATTGCATGCGGCTCTCCGCCTGCGCGCGTTGTTCGTACGAAAGCGTCAGGTTTACCACATCTCCGCGGCTGCCCATGCTGATCGGCTTGGCCAGGCCGGCGCGCAAGGCGCGCGGAAACGATTCCTCCGTAGCGCCGAGCGACAAGGGGGTCATGACCACGTTTTCAATCGCCAAACCCATGGATAAATTTTCCAGCATGCCTTCACCCAACTCCGGCCGGTAGATCAAACCGAGATCAAAGGCCGCACTCGTGGTGGGATCGGTGACTAATGAGGTGGCTTGACGATCAATCTTGATGCTCGCGCCTGCGGTTAACCCGAAGGACAGCGTTTTCGATCCGGCAATGACAAAGCGATCCTGGCCCCACGTGTTGTTGCCGCTGAGTTTTTCACCAATCTCGTCGGCCTGTATGATTTCACCGGTATCCCAATGCATCCAGCCGACGCCGAACGTGCCATAATTCAGGGTGGGGTGGGCATATCCAACGAAATGATACTTCGTGCCCTCGACCAATGGGGTATAGAAAAGAGTAATGTTTTTGCGTTGAATCAAATCCAAGCCGCCGGGATTCCAATACAACGCCGTAGCATCGGTGGGAATGGCGACCATGGCGCTGCCCAGCCCGAGGGCACGTGCGCCCACGCCCAGCACAAAGAGCGGTTGCGTGCCGCCATCTTGCGCGAACGCCGGCGCCGAAAACATCAGCCCGGCCAACAAAATGAGCCAGCTTGACCGTCTGCTTCTTTGCGGAAACAATCGGGCGCCCTCACGGCTCGCAATGTTAGCTTTGACTTGCAGTCCAATCATCTTGTCACCTGCTTGCAGTTTAATCAGGGTTCAACTCAAAATTGCTTTATGCCAGAAGAGAGCCTGCTGCAAAACGGCGCGGGCGGCCTCTCTTCAAAATTTCCTCGACACGAGATCTAATCTCTAAAACAAGTGCAATCGTTGCCAAAAGGCAAAACTTTCACGCCGAGAGGCAGAGGTATTAAGCTGCTGCAAAGAAAAGCCCTGCGGGTGCTTCGCGTGAGGCTTTTCCCGCTTGCCCAGCTTATGGGATTCGCGGCGTGAATCTCAGGCATTCACGTTGTTCTATTTCACCACTGCCACTTTGGTCGTGGTGACGCCGAATTTGGTTTTCAACACGGCCAGATAAACGCCATTGAGCACCACGTCGCCGTTGCCGTTCCTGCCATCCCACTCGATCAAGCCGGACCCAAAAGAGCCGCGGCGCGCGCCGGCTCTGCCTTGCGGATCTGTGGCCTTGTAAGATTTGGCATATACCAACTCTCCGATCAAGGTGAAGATGCGAAAATCCACATCAGAGTCTTCCGGCAGAAAATAAGAGAAGTGCGTTATGGCTTTTTCGGCGCCGTTCGGCACGAACGGGTTGGGATAATTATAAAACGAGGTTTCGAATTTGTCATCGAACGGCACAAGTACAACCGAATAAAGATCGAAATCCTCACCCGAGGTTCCACTTTCCGCTTTCACGGCTACGCGCGGCTGCGGCTCGACCTCGTCAATGGCATCGACATCGTTACTGCTGACAAAAGCCAGTTGGAAACTCTTAGCCGATACGTTATCTGCAATATCCACAAGCACATCGACCAGGTCCGGCACACCGCCAGCAAGGGTATCGAGCACGGTGAACGCCACGATCATGGGATTGGCAGCGGTGATGCTCGAGAGTTGTCCAAATTGCTTTTCAGGATTATTGTGTGACACAACTCGCAAACGCTTGATTGCAGTATTCGGTGCAACGGCGTTGGCATTCCGATCAAGCAAATGAAATGCCAGCGAGCGCAGAAGAATATTGCTGGAAGTTGTTTTACCGTCATTTGTTAAGCGCAGGGTCATGGCCACAACATCAGCCTGTCCGCGCGCCACCGGCCCGCCTTCAGGCCCGCCTTCGGCGCTGGAAAGCGTTTTGAACACCAGGTTCTTGGGAGCCGTTTGAATGGATACGTTGACGCGCTGCACACGCACATCCGCCGGGCGATTGGAGTTTTCATCCAACGGCGAGGGATCGCGCAACTCCAAAACGATCACCTCTTGCGAGGTTGAAGGTGTGCTGCGCGCCTTGATCCGCCAGTTCACGGTGTTGGAAGTGGTAACTTGCTCCAGAGGATCGCCGGTGGAGTAACCGTTTGGCAGGATGATGCCGTAACGGTATGGCGTATTAACTTGCGCCACACCGCGGTTTTCAACGCTGGCGGTTATGGTGAAAATCTGATTGAGGCCGACTTCGCCGTCCACGGCTGCGGAGAACGGATCGCTAATTCTGCCGTCCAACGCAAGCTGGGCGCGTGTGACAACATCAACGCCCAACGTTGGCGAAACGCCCACTCTTTCCTCGCCGCTGTTGCGGTCTTTGCCGTTAACCTGCACGTAAATCAGTTGGCCGGTAACCGCGAGCAAGGGCGCGCGCAAGCGCCAACTCACGGTCACATCCGTGGAATCCAAAGAACTGATAAAGACCTGACGATTGTCA
The DNA window shown above is from Cytophagia bacterium CHB2 and carries:
- a CDS encoding PorV/PorQ family protein, translated to MIGLQVKANIASREGARLFPQRSRRSSWLILLAGLMFSAPAFAQDGGTQPLFVLGVGARALGLGSAMVAIPTDATALYWNPGGLDLIQRKNITLFYTPLVEGTKYHFVGYAHPTLNYGTFGVGWMHWDTGEIIQADEIGEKLSGNNTWGQDRFVIAGSKTLSFGLTAGASIKIDRQATSLVTDPTTSAAFDLGLIYRPELGEGMLENLSMGLAIENVVMTPLSLGATEESFPRALRAGLAKPISMGSRGDVVNLTLSYEQRAQAESRMQFGTEYVYQDQAMLRVGYNGAALSYGAGVFYQNLQIDYAIGKYSNDDVTDVFGMQHRVSMTLHFGRTKDQMEDFAQERERARIANQISNQRRLEQQTEFDELMAKGRTYFQQQNYFQARVNFAQASNIFPNNEDALVWKSRAEKKMEEEEARKQEEI